tatggggagaaggcaggctgtatgttggcaggtcagctccgtagggaggtCGCAGCAAGGGAGAGAGTTTGGGTGCGGGACAGGATGGGGTAGCTGGTGATGGCTCcagaacagattaataaggtgtttgaggagttctattgggacttgtataagtcggagccaccagaggaggagcgggagatgagggagtttatgggtgggttagagtgcccgaggttggggaggtggagagggctgggtatgaggaggggggtggaggaggtgaaggtgaCGATTGGgagaatgcaggcagggaaggcagctgggccagatgggttcccagtcgatgctggtgagaaagggggagggtcatgtagaacaaaagggaaagtcagggattggttagagggtgggtgagattaaatgtcaaaaatgtcctggaacaaaaggcaaagggagaggtaatggttgtggtaaagaaacaaagcattggtccagaggaatggcagaataaaggacagttctgtctggaagcaaaaaaacatgaaaacaagatgcagactggcactcggcaaaaaaacaaatcaaaatggaggagcgagttcagggtgtgaagttgttgaactcaatgttgagtctggaaggctgtaaagtgcctcatgggaagatgaggggctgttggtccagcttgtgttgggcttctccggaacattgcatCAGGCCGAGGACTGAAATGTGAGCATGGTTCCGAGTACAGAAGCTGGGACATGTTGCTgtatttatacagggccttggtgaggccacaccgagaatattgtgtgcagttttggtctctttttctgaggaaggatgttcttgctctcgagggagagcagcgaaggtttcccagactgattccacggatggcgggattgtcataagaggaaagattgacgaggttgggattgttctcgctggagttcagaagaatgaggggggggatctcatagagacgtataaaattctaacaggactagggtagatgcagggaggatgttcccgatggtgtgtgtggccagaaccagtggtcacagtctgaggatccatttctgacagagatgaggaggcatttcttcacccaaagagtggtgagcctgtggaattcattaccacaggaagtagttgatgctaaaacattgaatatattcaagaggcggctagatatagcacttgaggcgTATGGGTTTGAAGGCTAAGGGGACAAAGCAGAattaggctcttgagttggatgatcagccatgatcgtaatgaatgatggagcaggctcgaagggccaaaaggtctcctcctgctcccatcttctatgtatgagagcaaggtggtgaattctaatgACAGCAAGCGGAAGGTCagagtcatgcttgtggactgagcggaggtttccacaaagagggcagggaacaggctacagatgaaTTAAAGACAAACCGTTTGGGTTcataacattgtgaacatccttttactctggttgtctttgatcctcaagtcattttctgttttttaaccatgttctgtttcattaataaacgatcatcagtaaaaatatttgatttttctaGACTTTGCATTAGGttgatgtactttagggaaagtgggtgagaggttgacaggctctttaacggaaagtgagtccctctgaggtaattggcaaaggagccagaggggagatgagattttattttattttttgacacagcgagttgttctgatctgcctgaaagcagattcaattgtatctttccaaagagtaaaatcttgaatgggaagaatttgcagggctgtggggaaagggcagagcagttggatgaatgggagagtcctttcaaagagatagcaggggcacgatgggctgaatggtctcctcctgcagcctgtgaatcggagcctcctgcttttgtgcaggttaaaagggacagatttcattgcagcctctttcctgtctatgtatttaaagagacgggtttctctttagctccGAGTGACCGATataattggttggaggcccatttcccagtcagtcctccagcaccttcctgtctctctattagtgcgacgcccatggcagtttcccaactggtgcgcaagccctgttattctcagctaaattcagcctcagCTCCGTCTCCTGGCTTTCATTGACAAGAGCAATAGACACAGAAAGGTGCCcgtggctcaaatgggaagtcaaaacttgtggCTCTAAACCGAGACTTCAACATTTGCCAATCAAATCCATGTTATCTATACTGGGGTTTCTATTATTACCGTGCCACCCCTTTTCATGTCACattgatgtactttagggaaagtgggtgagaggggaggcAAAGGGTGGGAGTTTTAAAAgataactttccctttctaactttgtattgtctatagtgtcagccgtggctcagtgggcagctctctcacctctgagtcagaagattgtgggttcaaatcccagtccagggacccgaggacaaaaatcacatccaacattcctcgtcccagcacagagggaggctgaaagaacagccttctttcaaataagatgttaaactgaggccctgtctgcccctctcaggtgggtgtaatagttcccacagccactattttgaagaagagcagaggagttatccccagtttcccggtcaatatttatccctcattcaacatcactaaaaatacatcatctgctcattatcacattgtgtaggatcttgctgtgtgtaaattggctgctgtgtttcctacattacaacaatgactacacttcaaaaggcacttcattggctggaaagcactttgcgacgtcctgtggttgtgaaaggtgctatagaaatgcaagtttttaaattgaaggtttatgctttctgatcttgttatctggaactttattgatttcagccacccccaacctaccatttaataaattcactttggttctgaCAAGGCAATTAAGGCAAAGACAGAATTCGCTTTATATTAAATTTAAAAAGTTTATTCAAagaaactttaagacattgacttttacaacttcatgtgggtgatcagtctgtagaagagtaaccctctctggctccttctttgacagtaattcttgtggaattcagcctcgggagtctggctccttctttgacagtaatttccttggaacccggccttgggagtcttcagtacttggccagcaaggaagaccttcagaacctctacttttatccccaaagtgaccattacttcCCGTCagggttgggcctgttgtaacatgaccattggtcaatttggtcactggattaatttaattggatccccaattactaacaccttctctcattatcttagacaagaatacaatagaactgtttcatactatccctttatctgattctatacaatcccttattcatacagtttcaaatgttgaggctaatcagagcttgaaggtctctcttgccagtatatTTATCCCCATTGCACAtattttacatacacagcaattaagcttttacattttttaCAGGAAATAAAACTCTCTTACTATAACTTACTGATTCATTATTGATCATTTAATTGTCACTCAATTAATGCTCATTACTTAATCAGTCATCGGTTactggtagctaattaatacagtaatctttaattaatacatttggttaatacaatatccactggttgaaatgaaaatcacttattgttacaagtaagcttcaaatgaaggtactgtgaaaagcccctaattgccacattccagcacctgctcagggaggctggtatgggaattgaaccgtgctgctggcctgccttggtctgctttcaaagccagcgatttagccctgtgctaaaccagctctgtTGAAAAATACTGTTTTATggaagacaatcactttctttctgACTAACTTTGATTGGATTGAACAATGAGTCTTAGACTTGAGCCAGACTTTGGCAGGATATGATACCCTGTAGCtttacaaaattctggaacaatttgttACTTTAAATAATTTCGCCTCATTCAGCAGTTTCGAGAAACAGTTTGGTTTatacagaatgaatttttaaaataaaggtccaGTCACGTTTTCAAGTTTAACTTGGCTTCCTTAACTTTGTTACTTACAACAGTGAAGTTGGACGAgtgattttttaaaacaaaatattattaatgaggcatacccagaatttccgacgttacaacagtgactaaacttcaagagtacttcaaaggctgtaaaaagctttaggggattgtgtggtcatgaaaggtgttatAGAAATAGATATAGAATCccttgagtgcagaaggaggccattcagcccatcgagtcggcaccgactcttccaaagagcaatctacccatatccactcacccgtaacgaaagagaaaatgctggaaaatctcagcaagtctggcagcatctgtagggagagaaaagagctaacgtttcgagtccaatgattctttgtcaaagttaacaatcagagaatgtggggaatatttatacggtggagtgagaatgaaaggtgagtcatagccacagaaacgggGTAATACtccccacattctctgactgttagctttgacaaagagtcattggactcgaaacattagctcttttctctccctacagatgctgccagacctgctgagattttccagcattttctctttcgtttcagatcccagtatccgcagtaattagcttttatccactcacccgtaaccccataacctaatctgcacatccctggacagtgaggggcaatttatcagggccaatccccctaacccatacatcaggactgtgggaggaaaccagagcactcagtggAAACCCACAGAATGGGAGAACGTATAAACCCCACCCACACAGTGACCttggccagaattgaacatgggtccctggtgctgtgaggcaacaatgctaactactatgccattgTGACGCTCAAATAAATGTAATTGATTTTTAGAACTAGTCCCCAAACTTGGATATATCACACTCGGTCCACTCACaaagatcactcataaagactgaggcttgattttatgtaacaaccatgtctttcacttcatttcaaataccctgtgaaaatccaaacacagtatctcatgaaagtatttgatttaaaacagaatgacttgttgtgatttgggattcactgcctgacaatggtgcaggaagtaaattctactgtaactttcaaaagggaactggacagattctgcaggaaaataaacttgcagggtgatGGGACCAATTAGCCtgttcattcaaagagctagcatgggaatgctgggcttaatggcctccttctttgcctTTTGATTCTCGTTTACATTTTAAGAAAATCTTAGACTTGAACCAGAGTTTGGCAGTATTTGGGAAATATCTGAAATCCACTTCCTACGAAgggggtagaagcagagatgatgaAATGTTTCCAATAGGAAATTGtatgggcttttgagggaaataaaccaaCAGGGATACGGGAATAGAACAGGACAATCATTTGATCAATAgaaatctacaagttgtgaatctttggaattctctaccccagagggctgtgggagctcagtcactgagtgtgtttaaagcagagactgacagatttctaaataccaataacacaaatggatatggggatagtgtggggaaaaaggcattgaagtggatgatcagccataatcgtattgaatggtggagcaggctcgacgggctgaatggccaactcctgctcttatgttccaatgatacaaagataggtaggaaagtaaattgtgaaaaggacataaggaggttacaaaaggatatagataggttacgtgagtgggaaaagatctgtaaAATCTAGtattatgtgggaaaatgtgacagTGTCCATTTTTGGCacaaagaataaaaaagcttattatctaaatggtgatagattgcagagctctgagattcagagggatctgggtgtccaagagcaggaatcacaaaaggcgagtatacaggtacagcaagtaattaggaaagctaatagaatgttattgtttattgtgaggggaattgaatacaaaagtagggaggttatgcttcagttatgcaggacattggtgagaccacatctggagcactgtgtacagtattgctctcatttaaggaatgatgtcaatgtgttggacgcagttcagagaaggtttactggactcatacctggaactggaggctggtcttatgaggaatggttggacaggctgggcctgtgtcctgtagagtttaggtgacttgattgaaccgtataagatcctgaggggccttgacagggtggatgtggaaaggatgtttcctctggtgggagaatgTAGAAATtgaagtcactttaaaagtaatgacttgcccatttaaggcagaggagaaccttttctctccgagggtcgcgagtctttggaactctcttcctcaaagggcaatggaaacagagtctgtgaatatttttaaggtcgagctggatagattcttgccaAGAACGTGAAAAGTTATCGGTGGGTCAGCGGGAATGTGGttttgaggtttcaatcagatcagccgtgaacttattgaatggtggagcaggctcgaggggccgagtggcctactcctgctcctaatccgtatgttatcacatcctttacaatAGATTGTAGCATCTTCCGTCCTACTGATGTCagactaatgggtctgtggttccacgttttctctctccctccttaaatattggggttacatttaccaccttccaatctgcaggaaccattccagaatctatagaattgtgaaagataatcaccaatgtatccactatctctacagccgcctcgttcaacactctgggatgtagagcatcaacttttggggatttattaactttgaaccacattaatttctccagcactactttttcactaatactaatctccttcagttcctcgtgctcactagtcccttggttctctcgtgtttttaggacaatttctgtctcttcctccatgaagacaaacacacattgtttagtttctctgccatttccttattccccattataaactctcctgtctctgcctggaatggacccacattggtctttgctaatcttttccttttcacattcccatAGGAGCTTTTCCCATCGTTttttgtttctcgccagtttgctctcatgttctattttctcttgatcagtttattgatcctcctttgctgtattctaaaacaagttcccaatccttaaGCTTACGCTTATTTCGgtcactttatgagcctcttcctttgatctaatgtaaCCTTTAATATTTCTTGTTAGCCACAGTTGCATCAATTTTCTTGTATCAgattccctgagagagaaagagaagacagAACGAAATGCagccctggatgtaattgaagcagaaacaataacagcagaatccaacactgtaatcaattgtgaacttgttggtgtctcagcagggacgaggaaacacagaatcccttcccacactgagagcagatgaacggcttctccccagtgtgaactcgctggtgactctgcaggctggagaactcagtgaatcccttctcacactgagagcaggtgaacggcctctccccagtgtgaacaaactGGTGTCGCCGCAggttggataagtgagtgaatcccttctcacactgagtgcAAATGAACGgcttcgccccagtgtgaactcgctggtgtgtctgcaggctggataactgagtgaatccctgcccacacacagagcaggtgaacggcctctgcccagtgtgaacaaGCTCGTGTCTTCGCAGGCTGGGTAAGTCATTGtatcctttctcacactgagagcaggtgaacggcttctccccagcatGAACAAActtgtgtctccgcaggttggaaaagcgagtgaatcccttcccacactgagagcaggtgaacggcttctcccctgtgtgaactcgctggtgtgcctgcaggttggataaccgagtgaatcccttcccacactgagagcaggtgaacggcctctccccagtgtgaatgcgccgatgagcttccagtgcagatgggactctgtatcccttcccacagtccccacatttccaccatttctccatgttttgggtctcctcgagtCTCTCCAGTTTGGACTATCAGTTGAATCTTTGACCACacccagaacacgtgtatggtttctccccgctgtgaatggtgtaatgttttttcaggctgtgtaactggttaaagctcttgccagtcagtgcgtgtgtctcggtgcttttccagtcacactgatgtttaaaatgtttTGAAACCAACAGGTTGGGCAAACACGACTCCTTCTAGATAAtggctgatgaatcgagtgactgtcagatctagacgtgatgtttgagattttggtctgtaaatcctatccttttaacatcctgtaaaaggaatttacaaaagacatcactgtcaggacaggatagaaattcagaacagattattttaatttctctggaacattctttcctctctcgttgctcaaaagctgtaaatctccgtcccacacactctccctccattcttactctgctgcatctaatattcaccctcccaattctcctgaaggtgctgattcaggccgagtgacagatccatgctcactgcttcctgtcctggacacagggaTCATAACAAACtgaagctgcagtcggccattcagcccatcgatcctgctcaaccattcaatgggatcattggccgatctacctcagcaccattttcccacactatcccccatatccctcaatatcttcaatATTGAGAAACctgtcaatctctgtcttgaaaatacttgatgattgAGGCtcaacagtcctctggggtagagaattcaaaagCTTCACTACTTTAAATTAATTGAAGATCCTGGCcacgtgtcactgtccatgtggagtctgcacattctccccgtgtctgcgttggtctcacccccacaacgtaaaacgatgtgcagggtcggtgaattggccacgctaaattgcccctgaattgggaactcttaaaaaaaaaaaatttttttaaataaatacatttacgggatttgggtgtcgctggttaggcgagtatttgttggccatccctagttgcccttcagaaagtggtggtaagTGGCCTCCTTGCACATGCACTGTGctcttagggaggaagttccaggatgttgctccagcgacagtgaaggaatggcgatatatttccaagtcggtctggtgagtgacttggaagggaacctccaggtggtggggttcccaggtatctgctgctcttgtccttctagataatagtggtcgctttgctgagcaccttcggtctgtgcacattcaggaccctgaccttccagttgcttgccattttatttatttatttatatgaatttggagtacccaattaaaggGACAATTTTGCCAATcctcctatctgcacatctttgggttgtaggggcaaaaagacaagcagacacggggaaaatgtgcaaactccacatggacagtgatccagagccaggatcgtacctgggacctcggcgccctgaggcagcagtgattaaccactgtgccaccgtgctgcccctgcttgccattttaacacaagaccctgttcCCAAGCCTGTCCTTGGCTTGTTGCAAGGTTCCAGTgacgctcaacacaaactggaggaacagcatatcgtcttccggttaggcacgctacagccttctggtctcaacatcaaattcaacaacttcagatgattagctctaccctacctcaacccctttgttttctttccgtttcattttaactgtccattaccttttatttctttgtctttcttcatatatatacttccccctcactctttccccctatcttatcACCCCATTCTTTACTTTTCATTCCCTTTGCTtcccccctttttctcattttacctctctgccaaccatgcccccctctccccacatctgtcacagcttatccTCTGATTTTAGTTTGTCTGCTGTTtgtctttcacaccttttattctctctggggactgccattataatctttattttattaataatctttattgtcacaaggagaattacattaacactgcaatgaagttactgtgaaaagcacctagtcgccacattccggcacgtgttcgtgtacacagggagaattcagaatgtccaaattatctaatagcacatctttcgggacttttgggaaggaaccggagcacccagagaaaacccacacagacacgggctgaacgtgcagactcggcacagtgacccaagccgggatttgaacctgggaccctggcactgtgaaaccacagtgctaaccactgtgccactgtgctgccctttagcaCTCTTTTTCCTTTGTTTCTGACTCATCTTTCTTTccttcaccctacagtataaatatctcccactttctatcctttttccctttgacaaaaggtcacctggactcgaaaacattagttcttttctgtccttgcagatgttgccagactggctgagacttttcagcattttctcttctggaaatatataacgtagctctacagtactatattacacaactagaaataataataaatgtgctttattacagaaccaacaatatatctaatctgtatgaTATAACACTACACATATTTCAATCCtacattaatttactgtccccttaaatgtcagccatctcctggggaaaccagccctttaattgtgaacactaggaaagagaccatcaggggcagcaaggtagcacagtggttaggccagttccttcacagctccagagtcccaggttcgattcccggcttggttcactgtctgtgcagagagtcagcacgttctccccgtgtctgcgtgggtttcctctgggtgctccggtttcctcctacagtgcaaagatgtgcaagttaggtggattggccatgctaaattgcccttagtgtgcaaaatgtttaggtgaggttactgggtttcggggatggggtgggctaaagtgggatggtctttccaagggccggtgcagactcagtgggacaattggcctccttctgcactggaaattctatgaatcCTTTTCGCCAGACAAATAaacgtgtcaagctgagggagcaaagggtgtcaatgtctttgagagagagagagagagacctgggccaagctttgcagagtctgcaccctccctggattcacttcctttcccttcagttgctgcaagtgaccaattgaaggtgcgaatgagaaaataaatggaaaggggggaaaaaagaaagtattttactcacagatgttccgAACAGCAGAACGTTTCAGTCTGCATGAAGCTGAAACGTCATTAACACAACGCCGCGttttgattggctggaggaccagagtccttccagtCCTCGAAGTTTTTCCATTGGTTGCTGGCCGACTGAAATAAATAAGCAACGGATGTCACGTGGTCATGGATGCCCTTTTGAGCTCAATTGGAATAACCTTCTGTGCGCATGCGCATCTTTTCTTCTCCTTTGGATAGAGCGATTTACCCGGCGCGGGGGACTATGGGGGATTCAGCCGCTAGTACCCATccggagcccagtctccaaactccagggaCTGGGATaaaagggagtggggggagggcgcAGTGACCCCGccctgacacaaagtacatgtggGTAGTCACTGGGTTTGATTGTGACGTCCCCCTTCagacacctgggtgacatattggggagggcaataggtgagagagaaactgaacccgagagtcagcatcgtcaggggaggagaattggggaaaagcaggaggaggatagtgggatgaattagtgttacagtcaatagggagggagtgtgtggaggcagAGTCAGAGAGAAGCAGTATTTTCTGTCACATGATCATGAACTTGGACAATTTTACCAAATCATCTGTGAAACCCGGATTTACAATgtccctgtgaaacaccttgggatatttaattacattaaatgtgctgtataaatgcagattAACCTGATATTGAAGGCTGTCACTTGAGCTCCTCCACTACCCTGAACACCAAGTCCCCGATCATCAACAGTCTGATTAACCAGCTTATTCACACAGATCAGACCAACCCAGCCCACCCATTCTCAGTGAATCTGCTTTTCTCAGGCTCCCTTGTAACTCCATCCCTGCTCTCACTGCGTTGAGTGCAAGTGTGAGCAAAGCATTTTTGTCTTCAGATTTTTACTGTGAGAGGTTACACCTATCAGGAGACGATGAATAGGCTGGGTCGCTGCTCTCTTCAAAATACAAGGCTGAGGGACTAATGGAGGGCTGTAAAGCATGAAAGATTTTGATACACATGGAAAATGTTTTCACTTGTAAGGGTAAGAGAAAAACTAGAGGCTATCAATGTGAGAGAATCTAATCAGGAACTCAAGACAAtcttcttccccagagagtggtgggaatgtggaacttgctaccacagggattggtggaggTGAATATCATCGATATATTTATGGGGAAGCTGGTTGagcacatgagggagaaatgaACAGACGGATACATTGATagagtcagatgggaaagcatgAGAGGAAGCTCAAGTGAAGTACaaacactggcatggattggttgggctgtttctatgttgtatattcaatgtaatttagcctggTATTCCCTTTAACTCTCCCATAGTCGATTCCGGGTTAAAGAGAAACAGTTTCACTCCCGGAAAAACATTTCAGCTCATTGTTTCCAGCTATTGTCCAATCAGTGCCTCTTGTCAGCCAGGTATCCGTGTGAAGAGTCAAGGTATTCAATTCAACTACAAATATCTCCTGTAATTTGTCCCAATATATCTGTGAAGAGCAGATCTTTTTTTTCAAATGGGCTGGATTAGTTAAATTTAATAGGTTTTAATCAATTCTTAAAAGTGCTTAATTATCAGTCTTACTCAAATCGTAGAGTTTGTTTTATACAAGACAAAGCAGACACtggatcagcaccccattcaccatctacaaacggcacagtagcacagtggttagcaccattgcttcat
This portion of the Scyliorhinus torazame isolate Kashiwa2021f chromosome 5, sScyTor2.1, whole genome shotgun sequence genome encodes:
- the LOC140420106 gene encoding uncharacterized protein — its product is MEKWWKCGDCGKGYRVPSALEAHRRIHTGERPFTCSQCGKGFTRLSNLQAHQRVHTGEKPFTCSQCGKGFTRFSNLRRHKFVHAGEKPFTCSQCEKGYNDLPSLRRHELVHTGQRPFTCSVCGQGFTQLSSLQTHQRVHTGAKPFICTQCEKGFTHLSNLRRHQFVHTGERPFTCSQCEKGFTEFSSLQSHQRVHTGEKPFICSQCGKGFCVSSSLLRHQQVHN